The sequence CTGTGTCTAGCAGTTCACCCATatggtcaaccaaaacattgttttgcactGTAGTCTAAATTGTTTGTAAAGTGAAGTTTGAATATGTTGAATATATGATTTAATATATGATCAAGAGACAATCTGTGAGAATTATCTGGATTATTTGCATATATGTGACATGTCTAGTATATTTGCTTTTGCTTTGGTTGTAGCACAAATTAGGATGAATCAGATATTTGTTGGTATAGTGAATAACAATTGGGGCATAAGATTAGTTCACTTTGTGATGTTTAGTATATGATCAAGAGACAATCTGTGAGAATTATCTGGATTATTTGCATATATGTGACATGTCTAGTATATTTGCTTTTGCTTTGGTTGTAGCACAAATTAGGATGAATCAGATATTTGTTGGTATAGTGAATAACAATTGGGGCATAAGATTAGTTCACTTTGTGATGTTTAGAACGACAAAATATATCCGAGGTGCAACAATCATATAGAATATTGTCACCACTAATCACCATCTGAGCTAACAATGTGTGTATCTTTCAGGTTAAGAAATAAAATATATCCGAGTTGTGTGTATTGTTGCTGTTCTAACTGACAATATTCTATATGATTGTTGCACCTCACATGATAGTCAATATGATTGATGATGAAAATAAAGACATTTGGAATGTCTAGAAATCGGTTTGATTTTATCATAACATTTTATAGCAATTTCATTGATGTGATCGATGAATTTCGTTGATGTCTCGGGGTTGTTTGCGTTCAACATAGATTATTTGGACAATCCCTTTTCATACCACATGGTATATCTGGTTCTTCGTCTAACTTGATTTTGCTAGGAATATTGTGAATGGTAATGCTCCAAATGTAATAGGCACAAATGAGACTTGGTGATGGAGATCAACATGACAACAGGCTATACTATCTAATATATTTATCTGTGATTATATGTGATGTTTCATTTTCCTATCATACTATTTGTCCATTTATTATACATTATATATGATAGAATAGCTTCTATAAGAAAAATTAAGAATTTATTTAACATCCTTCCAATTGTTGTGCTTATAAATATTCTAATCAACATTTGGTAGGTTTGCCAAAATAGAGTATCATAAATTATTTTAATCTAATGGGATGGATGCCAGACATCTCTATGTATAATATTGATTTGCTTAATGAGAATATCAAATTGGATTTAGATGTTGGACATAATGTTGGAAGCCAGGGCATTTGATGCAACCCAACAAATAAGAGTTGTATAGAATACGATTAGCAAATGTTACTTATCTATGTCTTAGTGAACTTAGTGAACATGAATCTTGTCTACTATATATTGTTAGAGGGAAGATAATTGTAAAACATATTGTCGAGGAAATTTCGGTGGTGAATTTATAGGGTGGGTCATGAAACGAAGAACTGAAATGAATGCACAAGGACACGAGGATTTAGACAGATTTAAGCTCTCAATGTACGATAATACTCTATGTCCTGTGCGTTGCAGTGTGACAGTGTCTATTGCCTATGCAATATGATCAGATGATCTACCCTAGATGGGTGTTGCCACTCCCCTTTTTGTTACAGAAAGACTATCTAGCCGCTAGCTATATAAGGATAGAGATCACCCTAACCGACCCCTCCAAAAAACAATGAGATTTATCTCTATCTTTACACGCGAGCTCCCTTGTGCTACATTTATAAAGATACCACCCTTATCATGAATCATCATCTTCCCTTATTTGTTTCATATAGACATGTGGGCTGAGTCCCCTAGCGTCTGAGTTCGAGTCCCTCACCGAGTCCAAGTTCCCCAGGACGAGTCCGAGTCCGTTGGTCCCACTGATCAACATTTTCTTTATTGGAAAGTTTTGAGTACCCTCGGTATATATCCTTAACAGTTGCCTCCCAAGTCTAACTTGGTAGAGTTATCAACTTAGGTATGTTGGACTCTCATCATCGAATCTTGCTCATGAACACTCAGTGCAAATTTTGAGCAGTCCTCTTCGACAACCGAGTTATCTATATCAGGATGCAACCCCTGATTCCGTGTACTTGGTATTTTACTGTTCACAACTCGGAAAAAATCCACTGAATTAGTGCTGTAGATTCAGTGTAGCGCTTACAACCTTGACTTTCGGCTCCAGCTTCATGCAGCGCTTCAAATTCCTTTGTTATGTTGTAAAACACTCCATCTGCAACATTTAGGTTACACAAACCTTAATCTCTAGTGCCCTCACTTTCACCGCCGTAATTTTTCGTGAATGCTTCCGCAAAAAACATAGCTCGAGCCTTCGCCATTAGCAGCAAGCCTGCAACTATGACTGCTTCTCATCCCCACGAGTTTGAGAAATCTTTGATCGAGGCCAAAGATTTGTGGATCCTAACGATGATGAAGCTTCTACCTAAATATATCATCCAATACAAGTTACTACGCGAGAAAGATTCTTTCCAGGCATCTGATGTGGACCAAGTGGTTGTATTCTATCAATTTGTTCTGCAAAGGTTAGGGATTCCAACCTCCACCATCTCCAATGATCTTTTGCATTTATATTATATTGAACTAATACACTTAAGCCCTAATTCAATCCTCCACATAGCTATCTTTGTGCATTTGTGTGAGGCCTACTTAGGCATTCTAGACATACATGCACatgcacacacacacatattATATTCTTGTTATCTAATATCCAGTCTAGTAGCTAAAAGGTTTGACAAAATGATTCTAATTCATTGTCTGAAATGTTTCTCGATAGAATCTAGATAAAAAACGTTTCTACAAGAATATAGATCCCCACCAAACACACCCTATATTTCAATCTGCACATTGATGAATAATAGGGAGAGTATCACTAGTTCAACCATTTAAGAACTAATTAAATAAATAAGTGACTAGAGAAAATAATGTTATTTCAATAGTTCAAAGGGTGGTTAGATAGTGTTTTGAGCTATAATGGTGGCATAACTATACTAAGGCATTACCTTGAGAGATCCAAGAAATATAACCATCCCTTTTAGAAGATTATGCAAGCTAACTCCTGCAATAAGAGAGTATTTTCCAATTAAAATGATTGTAGCTTCAACGAAGCAAAGCTGCACAAAATATTGCCACAAGATACAACAAGAAATGAAACAGTCCAAATAATTATGTTATCTAGATTTCGAAAATAATATCAAGGGTGCGCATTTGCTTAAATAAGGGCACTGAATTATTTCAAAAGGACTCAATATGTCTTACCAACAACAGTGATAATACCACTGAATAACACTTGTCAACGATGTTTTCTCCTCATATCTTTACTTGTTCCACCACCATCATCTAGCTTTTCTGAAGCTAAACAAAGAGAAATAAATTTTGTTTAGCTTTCCTATTTCAGAGGAATAAAAAATCATTAAGGTTTGTTCATTGTAACATTTTTCTTGCTTGGATCAGCTGGTGTCGAAAAGTCTAGCTTTGGAATAATCTTAACAATGAAACTGAAGAAAAGAACTCCTGCAAAAAATGTAGTTGCTCCTTGTTATGTGGACAGATGAGAGCTAGATGAGCATGGATTCAAGAACCATAAGTAGGTTATAACTCGCCTAGAGGTTCCCCCTGAAGAATCCAATGAAATTTAGAGCATTGTGTGCCAAGTCTAGAAAGGAGATGCTGAGCATAAGTCAAGCAACAAACCATATAGTTAGTTTAAATAGTATATAGAGCATTAACAACTAAACAACTTAGTCGAAGAGGATATTTGAAGTTGCTTGATAATTTTCCACTTATAGAAGCCCAAGCACTATAAGATTAGGGGCATGATTCAAACCACCAACAGTGCACCTAAAACAAAGAATTCAAATAGAGCTAAAGTGGGTGAAGTTGCTAAAAAACTCAAATGCACACAATGAGTCACCATTATAATTTGATCAACAAAAAGTAATTAACCAAATCATCATGGCAACACATATATCAAAAGTAAGTACAATGTGGATCATGTTGTGGCTCTATGTAAAGATTTAACCAAGAAAGAGTAATCATAAACTAAAGCAACTGCTACTTTGGTTCCCCTTTGATACTTGAAAAGGTAGCCAATTAATTTTACATGTGGAGAAACGATTTTTGTCACTTGATAGTGAGTTGTTAAAACCATATGGTAAAGCGTTCCACAATTTTATTGCTGGCAACGGAGGCAACAATGTTTTACTTGATATAGACGACAATTATGGATATGCTACACTGCTAGTTGCTCGCCCACACACCTAGAGGCTAGAATAGATTAGTACTAGAAACACATAGGACTACAGAACACTCAAATTCGTGTTGAGTACACTGCTCTAGGTCGCGTAGCCCTGAAATCGAGAAATCTAAAGTTTTGGACGGTAACTATTGGAGATTTCACTGCAGGTAAACACGTCTCTCCATAATTCAAAGTCAACTAACAAGTATTTGGTATCAATATAGCCTTGTAGAATTGATTTCGTGCTGGATGAAGATTTCAGAAGATTTCACCCTAAAGCCTTGCCTACCAAGACTAAACTACGCAAAGCTTCATCCACGAATCCATGCAGCGAAGGAAAGATGCACGAAGTCTTACCTACGAAGACTACACATACGAAGCTTTATCCATGAAATTTGTGTACGAAGATAAATATCATAAAAAGTCTCAATGAAAAGGATTACTTcaagacctcaagtgatgaagtcCAAGAACCTTTGTAGACGCAAGAGCAAGCATGTGAAGATTAACCATTCACCAAGATTGATCAGTACAGAAGGATGCAGAATTAGAAAAATGACCATGCTACCTTCAAGTGAACAAATTATAGTAATATAATAGTTTAGTGGTAGAAAAGTCCTATGTAAATTATGAAGATGGGAACCTACAAATACCCTTTTAACATGTActacaaatggacatgaaaaattTTAGGCAATACGAGTTAACCTCACCATTTATTGTGTTCGAGTTTTATCACTTTCTCAACATCTAGCATCCATCATTCGTGTGATCTCGTCATTCAGTAGTATAAACAAAATGGTTAGAACCACGAAAAAACACCTAGTACCAATGAAAACGACAAATGTTGAGAACAAAAAATCAAGactccactcaaataaaccaaaatCAATACAATATAGAAGAATAAAGACTTAGAGAATTGCAAAACTAATTATAGTCTAAATAGGCAGAACTCAGAGACTACTAGAGAAGAGCGAGGAAAAAAATCAGTAACGCAAAGAATCCAAGAAGACGAAGCAACTCTTTGGCGATTGAACGACGAAGTTCACAACATGAGCCAAGATGACATCATTGATGATAACCCAAGCTCCACACCTAAAGCTTCCTAAGAAAAAGATCTCATAAAGACCATTCATATCCATTGATCTAACTTTCCCACTATCAAAATATTTGTAAATAGCATAGTGGCCTTTCACGTACAAATTTTATATGCTCCCAATATAATCCAAAATATTTTATAATGAGCTTCAAAGTTCAAGAGGTCATAAACTACTTTAGCAAATCATTTATCATCATGTCAAGAAGCCATCTTAACAATGGTACTCTTCATTACATCCAAAATCAATTCGATCTTAGGATCAATTAAAATCTAACCTTCTCATAGACTTTTAAGGATTCCAACCAACTAGACTCACAATTGTAGATCTCTTCAATTGCAAGCAACAACCTGAAGAACCATTAACACAATACTTTAGGAGATTTACCTCAATCAAATCACAATTACCCAATATATCAGATGAAGCCACGAAGGCTAGATGCATAAATCTTCATCCGTGAATCCCTACAATGAAGGAAAGACACACAAAGCTTCACCTACAAAGACTACATCCTGGCGCAAGAGCAAGCATGTCAAGATTAACATTCACAAGAACTGATAAATAGGGAAGGATGAATGAACAGAAAAATGATCAACTACCCTCTTCAATGAACAAACTATTGTAATATATTTGGTTAAAGGTAGAAAAGTCTTCTTCTATAAATTACGAAGGTAGGGACCCTAATAAATATCCAAACCTATACTATACATGGACATGAACAAAATTATGCAATATTAGTTTAATCTCATCATTTACACTCAAGAAGTAACTACAGATAGGTCACTAACGTATGAACTTGGTGTAAATCTGACCCCATACGTCGGCCGGAAGTAACTGTAGAGGATTCGTTTCTGGCAGCCAATAGGTTAAGCCCTGGGAACCGTAGCGAACCACACCATGGTGACAAGCAAGCAAAAATTCAGCAACAACAAAGCCAATAAGTGAGGGATGGGGTTGTGCGGTGATACACTGGCGGTGCTGAGACCATCGATAACACGACACAGCTCCCCATACAAAGAGTGAGTGGtgttgaaatataatataagagaATTACACACATCTTTCTACCAGATTAATCTTTTGGATTGAGCTGAGTGGTGCATAGAATTTAATAATATATTAGAGTTAGAGATTACGAGTTCAAATTTTTATAAGTGTAATTACAATAAAATAATTATTGCTCACTCTTATTTCAGGGACTCAAATGCTCCATATGAGAGAAAATGTTATATTTTTGATGGTGTATCTAACTTAATAGGTGGACCTGGCGATGAGATTCGCGTGAGCCTCTAGTGCGAGGCATGTATTTGGAAATTTCGTCTAAAAAGGTGTCAAATTCGTGAACATCGAATTTGGTTTCGAAAATGTGGGATCCGTACTTGTTGACCACGACTATTTGCAGCAGTATTCGATGTGTGGAATAAAAATGCATCAATTTCGTTTTTCTTTTCCTTGATGAAAGCGAAATGTATCTGATTCGAACAATGCAATGATGGGAGGAGTTTAACAGATTAACCAAACCACGTCAGCACTCGCCCATCGATAAATAAACAACAGTAGAatcacaaaaataaaataaaattggGATCATAATAATATTAGCATCGAGTCACGATTACAGAACAAACCCTTCGACAATTCACACGACCACgaaacgaacgaacaaacaaacaaTTAACCAATCGCAAACCACGTAAATAAAAAAAACAATTAATTAATCGGATGAACCAAACACGATGCATCCCAACGTTGCCGCCCCGCGCGTCGTCGCTCAGTGGAGGTAGTAGGCGAGGAAGGAGGCGACGAGCGCCCCGGCGgcgggcacggcggcggcggcggcgccgcttGCGCTAGGGCCAGCCGCACCACCGGCCGCGCCGGCGGGCGCCTCGGAGGGCGCCTCGGAGGCGACCGAGGCCAGCACGGCGGTGGCCGAGGCGGCGGCGACGAGGGCGGCGCAGAGGACCTTCTTCATCTCCATGGCTGGCGGGTGGATCACTTCGTCGCTCCTGGATATAGTGGTCCAAGGAACCTGGCGTTCGAGGAGATGTTATTAGTTATTGGGTGGAATTGGGAGACTGCTCGCTCGACGGCCGGTGATCTCTCAATTGCTTCTCCTGCCTCTGGACGGGGCGCCGTTTTATAGGGGCTCTGGTGCGGCAGCGCGAGCGGTCGCGAGCGAAGCAAGGGCGGCGGCTCATTCAATTGGCGGGCTGGCCGTGCGTGAGTGACCGAAATAGGGTTGGGTTAGCTGGTTGGTTTGCAATTTTTTTTTTGCAAGTGTTGGAGTTGGATTAATATTTTCTATGTCATTTGTGGCTGAGACAAATTCAATTCCCGTTCTTTGATTTTTCTGACAAAAAAATCAATCGGAAAAGAATAAAAATAGATGGATAAATATTGTTACTTAGAAGTTGCTACTGAGAAATATTTTATTGTATTGGCAAAACACGCATGTTTCCTCTCACGTTAATCTCTTCGAAAGAAATATTGCATGCTCTAGTAGTTGCAAATAGCAGTTACACTTGAGAATGAGTAAATATATTTTGTTCTATATGCTACCATCAAAATGATTATGATACCGGGA is a genomic window of Zea mays cultivar B73 chromosome 5, Zm-B73-REFERENCE-NAM-5.0, whole genome shotgun sequence containing:
- the LOC100381667 gene encoding uncharacterized protein LOC100381667 precursor, translated to MEMKKVLCAALVAAASATAVLASVASEAPSEAPAGAAGGAAGPSASGAAAAAVPAAGALVASFLAYYLH